A window of Flavobacterium flavigenum contains these coding sequences:
- the panC gene encoding pantoate--beta-alanine ligase — translation MFALNFNNTDMHIFYGKVALIAYLKTIKTANSTVGFVPTMGALHQGHLALMQRSLKENDDTVVSIFVNPTQFNNPDDLEKYPRTLEEDVRKMRGLSDKIILYAPSVDDIYEGNTISQSFDFDGLENQMEGKFRPGHFNGVGTIVKRLFEIVSPTNAYFGEKDFQQLQIVKKLVEKNNLQVKIVGCPIFREENQLAMSSRNERLTSEERKEAAIIYKTLTEAKEIFSTKSPEETIEFVENSFKDNERFDLEYFVIADESTLLPIEHKINDKKYRAFIAVFVNSIRLIDTISLN, via the coding sequence ATGTTTGCACTAAATTTTAATAATACCGACATGCATATTTTCTACGGCAAAGTAGCCCTGATAGCCTATTTGAAAACTATCAAAACAGCAAATTCAACTGTAGGATTTGTGCCAACAATGGGTGCTTTACACCAGGGTCATCTGGCTTTGATGCAACGTTCGCTTAAAGAAAATGATGATACTGTTGTGAGTATTTTTGTAAATCCTACACAATTTAATAATCCTGATGATCTTGAAAAATATCCTCGAACACTTGAAGAAGATGTAAGGAAAATGAGGGGTTTAAGTGATAAAATAATTTTATATGCTCCTTCTGTAGATGATATTTACGAAGGAAATACAATTTCACAATCATTTGATTTTGATGGATTAGAAAATCAGATGGAAGGGAAGTTCAGACCTGGACATTTTAACGGTGTTGGAACTATCGTTAAGCGATTGTTTGAAATTGTTTCACCTACAAATGCGTATTTTGGAGAGAAAGATTTTCAGCAATTGCAGATTGTGAAAAAACTGGTTGAAAAAAACAATTTGCAGGTTAAAATAGTAGGTTGTCCTATTTTTAGAGAAGAAAACCAATTGGCAATGAGTTCGCGAAATGAACGTTTAACTTCTGAGGAACGAAAAGAAGCAGCCATTATTTACAAAACCCTGACCGAAGCTAAAGAAATATTCAGTACTAAAAGCCCGGAGGAAACTATAGAATTTGTAGAAAATTCCTTTAAGGACAATGAAAGATTTGATCTCGAATATTTTGTAATTGCTGACGAATCGACATTGTTACCAATAGAGCATAAAATTAATGACAAAAAATACCGTGCATTTATAGCGGTATTTGTTAATTCTATAAGGCTAATTGATACCATTTCATTAAATTAA
- a CDS encoding DUF4270 domain-containing protein, whose amino-acid sequence MYNTSFFKKILLIATVAVFYSCDKDFNTVGEDLIGNNDNFDLEAKDDYTVTAYNKKVTPVASNNLPINALGIYENPVFGTTTANFNTQVNLASYAPALGFGAVIDSVTLNIPYFIDPTKTTISTEGKRTYVLDSIYGPETGIFKLSVYESGILLNNYNANNYDISQFYNTDRNSDFQTQATTNPNVFGLRLNNSTNTAENDQFFFSSKPIIEKTAATTTTAESSKIIDPEMRLHLDKDFFKAKIFDAPANKLASPDVFKNYFKGLYFKVEKSGTSAGRMAMMNFNKGKITVFYKAKTAEKDAEAVAKTFVINLTGDSNTNVNTVSLLEESNPVSDYTTATADDVTPDEKLYLKGGQGSMVVIELFDKTDLVHYVNGEPVTGSNGVSDELDEIRNNVTYKKWLANEANLVFTIDSQKMSSLIGNDPKTIATEPGRIYLYDLTNNTVLTDYTLDRTSSINGDPKKKRTVFNGMISIDPTTKIATYKIRITNHIRNLIKNADVTNVKLGLVVTESIDITSSSKLDKTKVLPKINNESFLTEIPTASVMSPLGTVLFGSNIPESDQANYDKRVKLQIYYTKLKPN is encoded by the coding sequence ATGTACAATACTTCTTTTTTTAAGAAAATTCTTTTAATAGCAACAGTTGCTGTGTTTTATTCCTGCGATAAAGATTTCAATACAGTTGGCGAAGACTTAATTGGGAACAATGATAATTTTGATCTGGAAGCAAAAGACGACTATACTGTTACCGCCTATAATAAAAAAGTGACTCCTGTTGCCTCTAATAATTTGCCTATAAATGCATTGGGAATTTATGAGAATCCTGTTTTTGGCACAACTACAGCAAATTTTAATACTCAGGTGAACTTAGCCTCTTATGCCCCTGCATTGGGATTTGGAGCAGTTATTGACAGTGTAACATTAAATATTCCTTACTTTATAGATCCAACTAAAACTACAATAAGTACAGAAGGTAAAAGAACCTATGTATTGGACTCTATTTATGGACCTGAAACCGGAATATTTAAATTAAGCGTTTACGAATCTGGCATTCTACTAAACAACTATAATGCTAATAATTATGATATCAGTCAATTTTATAATACTGATAGAAACAGTGACTTTCAAACACAGGCTACAACTAACCCTAATGTATTTGGATTAAGATTAAACAACTCAACCAATACAGCTGAAAATGATCAATTCTTTTTTAGCTCAAAACCAATAATAGAAAAAACTGCAGCAACTACCACTACCGCAGAATCGTCTAAAATAATCGACCCTGAAATGCGTTTGCATTTGGATAAGGATTTTTTCAAAGCCAAAATATTTGATGCGCCAGCAAACAAATTAGCCTCACCCGATGTATTTAAAAACTACTTTAAAGGATTATATTTTAAAGTTGAAAAATCAGGAACTTCTGCAGGCAGGATGGCTATGATGAATTTTAATAAAGGAAAAATAACAGTTTTTTATAAAGCTAAAACAGCTGAGAAAGATGCTGAAGCTGTAGCAAAAACCTTTGTTATTAATTTAACCGGAGACAGCAATACTAACGTAAACACCGTCAGCCTCTTAGAAGAAAGCAATCCTGTTTCTGATTATACAACTGCTACCGCAGATGATGTTACCCCAGACGAAAAGCTCTATTTAAAAGGAGGCCAGGGGTCAATGGTCGTAATTGAACTTTTTGATAAAACCGATTTAGTACATTATGTAAATGGAGAACCTGTAACAGGATCCAATGGTGTATCTGATGAATTAGACGAGATCAGAAACAATGTTACTTATAAAAAATGGCTTGCAAATGAAGCTAATTTAGTTTTTACTATTGATTCTCAAAAAATGTCAAGTCTAATTGGCAATGACCCAAAAACAATTGCAACCGAACCGGGCAGAATCTATTTATATGATTTAACAAATAACACCGTATTAACTGATTACACTTTAGATCGTACATCAAGTATTAACGGTGATCCTAAAAAAAAGAGGACGGTTTTTAATGGCATGATTAGTATTGATCCAACAACGAAGATAGCTACTTACAAAATAAGAATCACAAATCACATTCGAAATCTTATTAAGAATGCTGATGTTACCAATGTAAAATTAGGCTTAGTTGTCACTGAAAGCATCGATATAACATCTTCATCAAAACTGGATAAAACTAAAGTATTACCTAAAATTAACAATGAAAGCTTTTTAACTGAAATACCGACAGCATCAGTGATGAGCCCATTAGGAACAGTATTATTCGGAAGCAATATTCCGGAAAGCGATCAGGCTAATTATGATAAAAGAGTAAAACTTCAAATTTACTACACAAAACTGAAACCAAATTAA
- a CDS encoding SGNH/GDSL hydrolase family protein gives MIKNFKWLLLVSLAFAACNSDDETVKENNSVDGLPLTSGSADFSKYVALGDSFAAGFSDNALFIKGQEGAYPNIIAQQFALVGGGEFKTPYANDNIGGLLLGGNIITAPRLYFDTTTSTPVSVTGAPTTEVTAHLSGTFNNLGVPGAKSFHLLAPGYGNVAGITSGTANPYFARFASSATTTVLADALSQNPTFFSLWIGGNDELGYATAGGDPTVNPLTPAATFDTAYKGLVAQLVAGGRKGVVANLPIITTLPHFHVIAYNQLTQANLSSGGVSLVNTLNTQLYGPLHNALVFLGQGSRINLLTTTGNNQLLIVDETLPDLSANLKTVLMGGGLDATTATVMGQIFGRARQALPTDLICLGASSRIGKVPTVAADGIASPSPLLSQLGVTFPLPDRYVLLPTEVAEIGVATAAYNATIKAAAEANGLAIVDAESIMADLNKPNGISMNNFTLNATFVTGGMFSLDGIHPTPRGYAFIANKFIEAINIKYGSNLKGVDIGNYQVLFPKIL, from the coding sequence ATGATAAAAAATTTCAAATGGCTGCTATTGGTTTCTTTAGCTTTTGCAGCTTGTAACAGTGATGACGAAACCGTAAAGGAAAATAACTCAGTTGATGGTCTACCCTTAACTTCTGGTTCGGCAGATTTCTCAAAATATGTCGCTTTAGGAGATTCTTTTGCGGCAGGTTTTAGTGACAATGCTCTTTTCATCAAAGGTCAGGAAGGAGCATATCCGAATATTATAGCGCAACAATTTGCTTTAGTTGGAGGTGGAGAATTTAAGACGCCTTATGCAAATGATAATATAGGTGGACTGTTATTAGGCGGTAATATAATCACCGCACCACGTTTGTATTTTGACACTACTACCAGCACTCCTGTTTCTGTTACAGGCGCACCAACAACAGAAGTTACGGCACATTTGTCCGGAACATTCAACAATTTAGGAGTTCCTGGTGCTAAAAGCTTTCATCTGCTGGCGCCAGGTTATGGTAATGTGGCAGGAATCACTTCGGGAACAGCAAATCCTTATTTTGCTCGTTTTGCTTCAAGTGCAACCACTACAGTCCTAGCAGATGCGTTAAGTCAAAACCCCACTTTCTTCTCTTTATGGATTGGAGGAAATGATGAATTAGGATATGCAACTGCTGGTGGAGATCCAACGGTAAACCCTTTAACTCCTGCCGCAACTTTTGATACAGCGTATAAAGGCTTAGTCGCACAGCTTGTTGCCGGCGGTAGAAAAGGAGTTGTAGCTAATTTACCAATTATTACAACTCTACCTCATTTTCATGTTATTGCCTACAATCAACTTACACAGGCTAATTTAAGTTCCGGGGGAGTTAGCTTGGTTAATACTTTGAATACACAACTGTACGGACCACTACATAACGCTTTGGTCTTTTTAGGACAAGGAAGCAGAATTAATCTTTTGACTACAACAGGAAATAATCAATTATTAATTGTAGACGAAACTTTACCTGATCTTTCAGCAAATTTAAAGACAGTTTTAATGGGTGGAGGATTAGATGCTACTACTGCTACAGTAATGGGACAGATTTTTGGAAGAGCCAGACAGGCACTCCCTACAGATTTAATTTGCTTAGGCGCTTCTTCCAGAATTGGAAAAGTACCAACTGTAGCGGCTGACGGAATTGCTTCGCCTTCTCCATTATTATCACAACTGGGAGTTACTTTTCCTTTGCCAGACAGATATGTCTTACTTCCTACTGAAGTGGCAGAAATTGGAGTTGCTACGGCAGCTTACAATGCGACTATAAAGGCTGCTGCAGAAGCAAATGGTTTGGCGATTGTTGATGCAGAATCAATTATGGCTGATTTAAACAAACCTAATGGGATTTCAATGAATAACTTTACATTAAACGCAACATTTGTTACAGGTGGTATGTTTTCTCTAGACGGAATTCATCCTACTCCAAGAGGATATGCTTTTATTGCGAATAAGTTCATTGAAGCAATCAATATAAAATACGGTTCAAATTTAAAAGGTGTAGATATAGGCAACTACCAGGTTCTATTTCCAAAAATATTATAA
- a CDS encoding glycogen/starch synthase gives MKEKRILYVSSEVVPYLAENEVSLMSYDVPKMINDQGGQIRIFMPRYGNINERRHQLHEVIRLSGMNLVVNDLDMPLIIKVASIPKERIQVYFIDNDEYFKRKATFADEEGVLYPDNDERAIFFAKGVVETVKKLNWVPDIIHVHGWLAAMLPIYMKHYYKNEALFSETKIVTSVYGQSFDENLDLEMINKVKFDGVPHENIADLETPNYENILKASILHSDAVIIASENVSPSLTKFIESSGKPFLPFTTKDAFAEAYTNFYKTMGL, from the coding sequence ATGAAAGAGAAGAGGATATTATATGTATCATCTGAAGTCGTGCCTTATTTGGCTGAAAATGAGGTTTCATTAATGTCTTACGATGTGCCTAAAATGATAAACGATCAGGGCGGCCAGATAAGAATTTTCATGCCTAGATATGGAAACATTAATGAAAGAAGGCATCAATTGCACGAAGTAATCAGACTTTCAGGGATGAATTTGGTAGTGAATGATTTAGATATGCCCTTGATTATCAAAGTAGCATCTATTCCGAAGGAAAGAATTCAGGTTTACTTTATAGATAATGATGAATATTTCAAAAGAAAAGCAACTTTTGCTGATGAAGAAGGTGTCTTATATCCTGACAATGATGAAAGAGCCATCTTTTTTGCAAAGGGTGTGGTTGAAACTGTAAAAAAACTGAATTGGGTTCCGGATATTATTCACGTTCATGGATGGCTTGCTGCTATGCTGCCAATTTACATGAAACATTACTATAAAAACGAAGCTTTATTTTCTGAAACCAAGATTGTGACCTCTGTTTATGGTCAGTCTTTTGATGAAAATCTGGATCTGGAAATGATCAACAAAGTAAAATTTGATGGTGTGCCTCATGAGAATATTGCTGATTTAGAAACCCCTAACTACGAAAACATTCTAAAAGCAAGCATTTTACATTCTGATGCCGTGATAATAGCTTCAGAAAACGTGTCGCCAAGTTTAACAAAATTTATAGAATCTTCAGGAAAACCTTTTTTACCTTTCACCACGAAAGATGCATTCGCAGAGGCGTATACAAATTTCTATAAAACTATGGGGCTTTAA
- the glmS gene encoding glutamine--fructose-6-phosphate transaminase (isomerizing) — MCGIVGYIGHREAYPIVIKGLKRLEYRGYDSAGVMLYDQKNIKLCKTKGKVSDLEEKAKTDFTTNGTIGIGHTRWATHGVPNDVNSHPHFSNSGELVIIHNGIIENYAPLKEELIKRGYSFKSDTDTEVLVNLIEEVQKNENIKLGKAVQIALNQVIGAYAIAVFDKKNPDEIVAARLGSPLAIGVGEDEFFIASDASPFIEYTSNAVYLEDGEMANIRLHKPLKIRKIKDDSLVDPYIQELQMNLEQIEKSGYDHFMLKEIYEQPNVIKDTYRGRLHANEGIVQMAGVEDNIEKFLNAQRIIIVACGTSWHAGLVAEYIFEEFTRIPVEVEYASEFRYRNPIINKNDVVIAISQSGETADTMAAIKLAKENGAFVFGVCNVVGSSISRESHAGAYTHAGPEIGVASTKAFTTQITVLTMIALRLGKAKGTLSNTDFHTFLQELEIIPEKVAEALETNERAKEIAAAFKDAPNCLYLGRGYNFPVALEGALKLKEISYIHAEGYPAAEMKHGPIALIDEQMPVIVIAPKQGHYDKIVSNIQEIKSRSGKIIAVVTKGDTQVRELADYVIEIPETSDALSPLITTIPLQLLSYHIAVMRGCNVDQPRNLAKSVTVE; from the coding sequence ATGTGTGGAATTGTTGGATATATAGGTCACAGAGAGGCTTATCCTATTGTTATTAAAGGATTAAAGCGCCTCGAATACAGAGGATATGATAGTGCCGGCGTAATGTTATACGACCAGAAAAACATAAAACTTTGTAAAACGAAAGGAAAAGTTTCCGATCTTGAAGAAAAAGCAAAAACAGATTTCACAACCAACGGAACTATAGGAATTGGTCACACACGCTGGGCAACCCATGGAGTTCCTAATGATGTAAACTCCCACCCGCACTTTTCAAATTCCGGAGAGTTAGTCATTATACATAATGGAATTATTGAAAACTATGCTCCGCTTAAAGAAGAATTAATCAAGAGAGGTTACAGCTTTAAATCGGATACGGATACTGAAGTTTTAGTAAATCTTATTGAAGAAGTTCAGAAAAATGAAAATATAAAACTTGGAAAAGCAGTGCAAATTGCCTTAAATCAAGTAATAGGCGCTTATGCTATTGCCGTTTTTGACAAAAAAAATCCGGATGAGATTGTGGCTGCACGATTAGGAAGTCCATTAGCTATAGGTGTTGGAGAAGATGAATTTTTTATCGCTTCTGATGCTTCCCCATTTATCGAATACACTTCAAATGCGGTATATCTGGAAGATGGAGAAATGGCAAACATCAGATTACACAAACCTCTTAAAATCAGAAAAATAAAAGATGATTCATTAGTTGATCCTTACATACAGGAACTTCAGATGAATTTGGAACAAATTGAAAAAAGCGGCTACGATCATTTCATGCTAAAAGAGATTTATGAGCAGCCAAATGTCATCAAAGATACTTACAGAGGAAGACTTCACGCCAATGAAGGAATAGTTCAGATGGCCGGTGTCGAAGATAATATTGAAAAATTTCTGAACGCACAAAGAATTATAATTGTAGCCTGTGGAACTTCATGGCATGCAGGATTAGTTGCAGAATATATTTTTGAGGAATTTACACGTATACCTGTTGAAGTAGAATATGCTTCTGAATTTAGATACAGAAATCCAATCATAAACAAAAACGACGTTGTTATTGCTATTTCTCAATCCGGAGAAACTGCTGATACCATGGCTGCTATTAAATTAGCAAAAGAAAACGGTGCTTTTGTATTTGGAGTTTGTAATGTTGTTGGATCATCCATTTCAAGAGAAAGTCATGCTGGTGCCTACACACATGCAGGACCTGAAATTGGAGTAGCTTCTACTAAAGCTTTTACAACTCAGATTACAGTTTTGACAATGATTGCTTTAAGATTAGGAAAAGCTAAAGGCACCTTATCAAACACTGACTTCCATACCTTTTTACAAGAACTGGAAATAATTCCTGAAAAAGTAGCCGAAGCATTAGAAACGAACGAAAGAGCCAAAGAAATTGCGGCAGCTTTTAAAGATGCGCCAAACTGTTTATACTTAGGACGCGGTTATAATTTCCCTGTGGCTTTAGAAGGCGCATTGAAATTAAAAGAGATATCTTATATTCATGCTGAAGGATATCCAGCGGCAGAAATGAAACACGGTCCGATTGCGCTAATTGACGAGCAAATGCCTGTTATCGTTATCGCTCCAAAACAAGGACATTATGATAAAATTGTAAGTAACATTCAGGAAATCAAATCGAGAAGCGGAAAAATTATCGCTGTAGTTACCAAAGGTGATACCCAAGTTCGTGAATTAGCAGATTATGTTATAGAAATTCCGGAAACTTCTGATGCATTGTCTCCATTAATTACCACAATTCCTTTACAGCTTTTATCTTATCATATTGCTGTAATGAGAGGCTGCAATGTTGATCAGCCCCGCAATCTTGCAAAGTCAGTTACGGTAGAGTAA
- a CDS encoding TonB-dependent receptor domain-containing protein, with protein sequence MRAYLLIMLFISGLSFSQSTITGTVTDNNKQSIPGANINVVGSSTGVSTDFDGTFKLNTPSKPPFTIKISAVGFETKTVNITSSNQNVKIVLNEEETKLDEIVVSASRTPERILESPVTIERMGIQDIKKTASPSFYDGLENLKEVQMNTSSMTFKSVNTRGFATVANTRFLQLVDGMDNSSPLLNFVLGNMIGVSEIDVQSVELLPGASSALYGANAFNGILFMNSKSPFTNQGVSAYFKYGTTSQEAAGTNSYYDLGIRFAHAFNKYFAAKANFTYMEATDWYATDYNDKTIAGIDRTNPNYDGINVYGDEATTNIKGVGQKLAALGIIPAGAVNLLPNSNVSRTGYNETDLTNNKAGNTKIDFSFHGRPFGDERLEIIWQSKFGFGNAVYQGANRYYLNDFFMQQHKLEFKGKNFFLRGYMTTEDGGHSYDMVFTGINVNRKWKDDNTWFGQYAGAYIQGTLGGMTPQQAHAAARATADTGRFLPGTPEFQNAFKQVIADESVLTGSKLVDNSKIYHSDANYNFKDIIKFAEIQVGGSYRLYELNSHGRIYTDANGPISYNEYGIYSQLTKRFLDDRLKFTGSIRYDKSKNFEGNYSPRLSFVYSGGEKKNHNFRASFQTGFRNPTTQDQYIGFNIGRAVLIGSAPDNLTRFSETFTLSAEGQSYNGSPTKIMTGENAYNNSYLASSVEAFSALAGTNPVAAAALLKKTRANYVKPEQVKAFELGYRSVFEDISIDLNGYYNIYNDFIGNLNVVSTYYGTAQDNPNLPVTPPITDPGAQSIRALQNGEFRAYQIYTNSDVEIHSLGFGVGLSKKIIADFELGLNYNYAQFDFDQSKDPSFEAGFNTPKHRFKASIGNQKLFENFGFNVSARWNSEYEWQSTFADGTIESATVIDAQINYAIPKLKSTFKLGASNIGGKEYTQVIGAGSIGQQYFASWTINP encoded by the coding sequence ATGAGAGCATATTTACTAATTATGTTGTTTATCAGTGGATTATCTTTTTCACAAAGTACCATTACCGGAACTGTTACAGACAACAACAAACAATCAATTCCCGGAGCCAATATTAATGTCGTTGGAAGTTCAACCGGAGTCTCAACAGACTTTGATGGGACATTTAAATTAAACACGCCATCAAAACCTCCTTTTACTATTAAAATATCTGCTGTAGGTTTCGAAACAAAAACCGTTAATATTACATCATCAAATCAAAATGTAAAGATAGTTTTGAATGAGGAAGAAACTAAACTTGACGAAATAGTTGTTTCAGCCTCCCGAACTCCAGAACGCATCTTAGAATCTCCAGTAACTATTGAAAGAATGGGTATTCAGGATATTAAAAAAACCGCCTCTCCTTCTTTTTATGATGGTCTTGAAAATCTAAAAGAGGTCCAGATGAATACAAGTAGTATGACTTTTAAATCCGTTAATACAAGGGGATTTGCTACAGTAGCCAATACACGTTTCCTACAGTTGGTTGACGGAATGGACAACTCATCACCACTTCTAAATTTCGTTTTAGGCAATATGATTGGGGTATCTGAGATTGACGTCCAAAGCGTCGAACTTTTGCCTGGCGCTTCATCTGCACTATATGGTGCAAATGCTTTTAACGGAATTTTGTTTATGAATAGTAAAAGTCCATTTACCAATCAGGGAGTTTCTGCTTATTTTAAATACGGAACGACATCTCAGGAGGCGGCTGGAACAAATAGCTACTATGATTTGGGAATACGATTTGCACACGCTTTTAATAAATATTTTGCCGCCAAAGCAAATTTCACCTATATGGAAGCCACAGATTGGTATGCAACAGATTATAATGACAAAACAATAGCAGGCATAGACAGAACAAACCCAAATTATGACGGTATAAACGTTTATGGAGATGAAGCCACCACAAATATTAAAGGGGTAGGGCAAAAATTAGCAGCATTGGGCATAATACCTGCCGGAGCAGTTAATCTTTTGCCCAACAGCAATGTGAGCAGAACAGGATACAATGAAACAGACCTTACAAACAATAAAGCCGGAAACACTAAAATCGATTTTTCTTTTCACGGGAGACCTTTTGGGGACGAAAGATTAGAAATTATCTGGCAAAGTAAATTTGGTTTCGGAAATGCAGTATATCAAGGAGCCAATAGATATTATTTAAATGATTTTTTTATGCAGCAGCATAAATTAGAATTTAAAGGAAAGAATTTCTTCCTAAGAGGATATATGACTACAGAAGATGGCGGACACTCTTATGACATGGTTTTTACCGGAATCAATGTAAACAGAAAATGGAAAGATGATAATACCTGGTTTGGACAGTATGCAGGTGCATACATACAGGGAACTTTAGGAGGCATGACTCCACAACAAGCTCACGCAGCTGCAAGAGCAACTGCTGATACCGGACGTTTTTTACCCGGAACTCCGGAATTCCAAAATGCTTTCAAGCAGGTAATAGCTGATGAAAGTGTGCTTACAGGATCTAAATTAGTAGACAACTCCAAAATTTATCATTCAGATGCAAATTATAATTTCAAAGATATTATAAAATTTGCCGAAATTCAGGTAGGCGGATCTTACAGATTATACGAATTAAATTCTCATGGAAGAATCTACACTGATGCAAACGGACCAATCAGTTATAACGAATATGGCATTTACAGCCAATTAACAAAAAGATTCCTTGATGACAGATTAAAGTTTACAGGATCTATTCGTTATGATAAATCTAAAAACTTTGAAGGAAATTACTCCCCAAGATTATCTTTTGTCTATTCAGGAGGAGAAAAGAAAAATCACAATTTTAGAGCTTCTTTTCAAACAGGTTTCAGAAACCCTACAACGCAGGATCAATACATAGGATTTAATATTGGTAGAGCAGTATTAATAGGCTCCGCTCCGGATAACCTGACTAGGTTTAGCGAAACATTTACACTGAGCGCAGAAGGCCAAAGCTATAACGGCAGCCCAACCAAAATTATGACAGGAGAAAACGCATATAATAACTCCTATCTTGCAAGTTCAGTTGAAGCCTTTAGCGCATTAGCAGGAACTAATCCTGTTGCCGCTGCAGCTTTGCTAAAGAAAACAAGAGCAAATTATGTTAAACCTGAACAGGTAAAAGCTTTTGAATTAGGATACCGCTCTGTTTTTGAAGATATTTCAATAGATCTTAACGGATATTATAACATTTACAACGATTTTATCGGAAATCTGAATGTTGTTTCTACTTATTACGGAACTGCACAGGACAATCCAAACTTACCAGTTACACCTCCGATTACTGATCCAGGAGCACAATCGATACGAGCACTTCAAAACGGGGAGTTCAGAGCTTATCAGATATATACAAATTCAGATGTAGAAATTCATTCGCTTGGATTTGGAGTAGGGCTTTCAAAAAAGATAATAGCTGATTTTGAATTGGGATTAAATTATAACTATGCCCAATTTGATTTTGACCAATCAAAAGACCCAAGCTTCGAAGCTGGTTTCAATACTCCTAAACACAGATTTAAAGCTTCAATCGGAAATCAGAAATTATTTGAAAATTTTGGTTTTAATGTGAGTGCAAGATGGAATAGCGAATACGAGTGGCAATCCACTTTTGCTGACGGCACTATAGAGTCAGCAACTGTAATCGATGCACAAATAAATTATGCAATACCTAAATTAAAATCCACATTCAAATTAGGAGCTTCAAATATTGGAGGAAAGGAATATACACAAGTAATTGGTGCAGGATCAATAGGCCAGCAATATTTTGCTTCCTGGACTATTAATCCATAA